AATAGTTTGTTTATCACGAGCTTCATCAGTTTTAATAGCCACTAATGAAGATCCACCAATCAAGAAAGTGTTGTTATCTTTTTGTGTTTTATCAAATTTTGTTAATTGGTTTTTTCAAAGAACTTGATCAGCAAAAGCAAAATTTTGACTAGCTTCTTCTACGTCTTTTTGAGTCAATTTAGATTTTGGATTTTTTCTAAATGTTTTTAATACGAACGGAGAAATCACTGATTGGTTTCAACCAACGTGCGGTCCAAATCCGAATGCTGTATCAAACGTTCTAATATCTCATGATGTTCAGTCAGTAGTTCCACCGTTAGCAACATATCATGAATATAGTTTAGGTGATATTTTTTTACCTTTGATTTCTTTGTCATAAATTTTGAAAGTTCCAAAATTATTCTTAAAGACATCATAAGCATCACCAATCTTTTTGATCGTATCTTCTTTTTTAATGTTGCTGTAATCTGGTTTGAACTTATCAGCTTTATCATTATTTGTTCATAATCAACTAGAATCGGTGTTTCCTAACTTACTTCATAAATATTTATTAATAATGTTAAGCCCGTCAGTCATGAAGATTTTTAAGTCTCTTGTAGGGATTGAAGTTGATGGATTTGCTTTTAATTTTAACGAAGAAATCATCTTTTTAGAAAACTCTAAAACTGATTCTAGATTTGAAAATGTTTCATCATTTACAACGTATTTATCAAATGCTTTTGGATTTTTTAATTCCAGATCATGTCACTTTTTAGTTGCAGGAATTTTCTTCATAAAATCATCAATTTTCAATTCCTTATAAATCTGAGAATCTTTATTAACTGTACCACCACCTTTTTCAACAAAATCAAATAATAAATTCATTACTGGTTTGTTGAATACAAAACTATCAAGAGTGGTTAAATCAAATGGAATTGCTAAGATCTTATCTTTATCAGCACCTGATCCACCTTTGGTGTAATATTTGATAATTTCTTCATCAAAATTATCTTTATTAAGAATTTTGCTTTGTCCAAAATCTAATAATCTGTTTAGTTTATCTATTTGATATCCTGAATTTAAATTAGCAAGAATAATGTTTGGAATATCAGGATTGTTTTCTTGGATAGCTTTAGTAACATTTCTTGTTAATGTTGTTTCAGAACGAGCTTTTGATTGGTCTGATTTTTGTAAGATTACTTCAAAATAACCTTTTTCATCTTTGTGTTCTTTATTGTATTCGTCAACCAATACTGACATCGCATGCATTAATGGATAAAAGTCATTCTGTGATGTTTGAAAAATAACTTTGTTGTCATATTTTGATGGTTGTTTAGGTTGTGGTGGTTCAGCTTGCGGAGGCGGAGCATCGTTTTGATCATCTTTAGTTTTACTTAAATTCGGATCTTGTTGCACTTCACTACCTGGATTTGGTTGTTGACTAGTTTCACCAGTTCCTGGTGATTGTGGAGTGGTTGGACTTGGTTGATTTGGATTATTTGAACCTTTTCCGCTATCACTACCTCCTGTTGTCGAAGATGGCGTACATGAAGCAGAAATCAAACCAGCCACGGTTAATCCTAACATTGTACTAATAAACTTCTTTTTTAATTTGATGCTCATTTTAAGCTTTATTTACCTTAGTTATATTTAATAAATTTTCTGTATTCTTATAGAGATTGTTTCTAGAATAAAACAACTTATTTATAGAACAATAAATTAATAGTTAATTTAAGTAGTCAAAAAAACAATATTACTAGTTACAACCAGTTTTAATCAAAACTAAAGTAAAAAACAACAATAATAAAAAAATAGGATTATTATTAGCTCTATAAATTCATTTGAACTAAGAAATAAAACAAAAGCACCAACCAATAGTGGTTGATGCTTTTTTTAATTTAAAAAAGTGCTTATTTAGCTGCTTCTTCTGGTTTAGCTTCAGTTGCTGGTTTTGCTTCTTTAGCTTTTTCTTCTTCAGTCTTTGGACGTTTAAAACCTGAACGATCACGATTAACAACTGTTCTTGTTTCTTTTTTAACAAGTTGTGGAATGTCAATTTCTTCGTCTGGTTTGTAAGCAAACTTAGCAGGTTGACCATTAGCAATCGCAATTGCGTCACCTAATAAGTTTAATAATAATGTAACAGATCTGATATTGTAGTTGTTAGCTGGAATTGCTAAGTTAATTAAGTTTGGATCTGAGTTAGTGTTACATAAAGCAATAACTGGAATTCTTAATTTTCTTGCTTCTGTTACAGCATTTTTTTCTTTAACTGGATCATCAATTACTAAAACATGAGGTAATCCTTGCATATCTTTAATACCACCAAAGAATTTCTCAAGTTTAGCTAATTTCTTCATGATTTTGATTTGTTCTTTTTTAGTGTATTTAGTTAAATCATTATCACGAGTATCAATTAATTTCTTTAATTGCTTAATTGAGTTACTAATTGTTTTGAAGTTAGTTAAAGTTCCACCTAATCATCTTTGGTTGATGAAGTAAGTGTTAGTTCTTTGAGCAATTGATTGAATTAATTCTTGAACAGCTTTAGATTTAGTTCCTACAAATAAGATGTTCTTTTTAGCCTTAGCAGCTTCTGTTAAGTAATTGAACGCTTCATGTAATCTTTGATTTAAAATATCTGAATTAATTAAATCAAATTGAGCGTTGAATTGCGCCATATTTCTAGGAATAATATAAGGCTTCATTTTAGGGTTTCATTTACGTTTTGCCACCCCGTTAAAAGCACCTACATCTAAAAGCTTAGTGTGAGTTACTAAAGCTTTTTCAGTTGAATTTGCAGGCACAGCTTCTTCAGTTGAAACTTGTGCAGGTGATTCTTCTGCTTTTACAGCACTTGCTGATTCAACGTTAATATCTTCAAATAAAAACATTTAAAAAAATGTTCACCTTTCTATACTATTTATTAAATAAATCTATGGTTAATAGACCTTATATTTTATAACACATTAAATCTTTAACTTAAAAAGATTTTGCTTTTTCTTGAATTAATTTTAAATTAGGTTCAACAATTGATTGTGGATCTTTGTTTAAGTATTCAACTTTAATCCCACCAACCTTGATGCAATCAACCTTAGCACCAATGAATTCAAAAGCACCTTTAAGCATTACCGAAACATCACCAAATGGATATCAACCATCAGGAGCTCCTTGGGTGTTGATGATCATTACTTTTAAATGATCCATTAAACCAACTGATCCACCTTTTTTAGAATACTTGTAACTAAATGTTTTATTGGCCACAAAAACCTTATCAATTCAGTTTTTTAATGTTGCTGGGTATGAGAAGTTTGTCATCGGAGCTAATACAACTAACTTATCAACGTTTTTAATTTGTTGAATTAATGGATCAACATTTTCATCCTTAAAGTGTTCACTAAAATTCTTAGAAGTTAAAGTAACACTAGCTTGTGGCATTTCATTTAAATCAATTCATTCGATTGAATCGTTTGAATTTATTTTTAAATATTCAGCTTCAAAAGCCTTAGCTAATTGGTAAGAAAATGATGCTTCATTTTTAACAGGAGAAGCATTAATAAAAAGAACTTTGCTCATTGTTTTATCTATTTATATTATTTGTGAATGATTAGATTATACGATTGATTGAATTATTATTAATTTATTTGCTTCATATATTAAACCAACAAATGATTAAATTATTATTAAATAATTAATCAAAAGATCATATATTGGTTTAATTATCAAATTAGATCTTATCGTTTTTGATTAAAAATAATCACTAAAAGTTATATTATTCACTAGTTCAAGTTAGTGCTAGTTCTGGAATTGTTGTTGAATTGCTTATCGATCTTTTCTTAACAACTAATTCATACCAACCATCATCTTCAACTTGATATTTAATGAATTGATGGTTAGTATTTAAATCTGAAATTTTTATAACATCACCGTTTTGTTTTTTAAATATAAATCAAAATTATCAATAATAGGATTTTTTAATAAAGGATCTAGTTCATCATAACTTAATCATTTGGTTTTATCTCTTATTGCTGTTATATCTTTAAAATCAATGGCATTAAATTCTCATGCTAAACTAGCTCTTAAAAGATCGTTTTTTTTCAATTTAAAACTAGCTACTAATAATTCATTATTATTAATGTTTCTAAGATTGTTATTTATATAACCATGATCTGAATTATTTCATGAAATATATCTTAAATTGTTAAAAGCATTGCTAAGTTTTAGATAATCTAATACACCTGCACCATAATTTGCATTTAATCCAATTTGTTGGTTTGATTGATTGTCATTAGTAATATTTTTAGTAGCAGCTGCTAAAACTGTTTTAGCAATAATGTTGTTTTTACCTAAACTATATCGATCTTTATATCTTAATAATGTATTTGCTAAAACTCCTGATATTATCGAAGCAGAATAACCTGTTGAATAACCATTATCAGATTTAAATGCATAATTCTCACCATTAGCTAACAACAATGGACCAGAAGAAATAGAATTTGATCCATAAGAAGAGAAATTGCTAACATTTAAATTAGCATCATTAGATCCAACAAAAATGTTGTTTAGTGATAAATTGATGTCATTTAATTTTTTGTGTTCTTTGTTTTTTGCATTACCATCATTACCAACAGCAAAAACAAATATTAATTCAGGGTTTTCTTTTGAAATTCTATCTAAATAATAAGATTCTATATTGTAGTTTGTATTACCTAAACCCTCTGGTGAACCTCATGAAGAACTGATTACTTTAATATCATTTCTTGCTAGTGCGTATTTAAGAATTCTGTCAAAATTTATGAAATCTTTTCCGTTTTTTTTACCAGTGCCACCCCTGATTGCATATAACTTATGATAAGGATTTATTCCGTTTTTTCCAGCAATAACAGAGGCAAGTTGAGTGGTATGCTTGCCAAATCTAGGTTCAAATTCACGATAATAAACTTTTTTGTAATCATTAATAATGAAATGCGTATTTTGATTATTAGTATCAAAATAAAAATCGTCCGTATTATCAATAAGATAATCAGATTGACCATTCATTTGATCAGACCCAACCCCAGTCATTAAAATCCCGATCCTTTCATTGAAATTATCAAGATATTTTTTGGCATTTTCTATTTCTTCATTTCTAATAACGCTTTTGTAGTTATTTGTGTCAAAATTCTTTTGATAGCTACTATTAAAATAGTTTTTAAAACTAGTATCGTTATCAGATGTTGAGTTTTTTAATTTTTGATTAAAAAACATTTTTTCATCAGCTTTTAGTTCATCAACATTTTCAGAGTTTGTATCAAAATATAAAAAGTATTTTGATACCATTTGGTTTTTATCTAAAAAGTTACTAAATGTTTTTATTGATTGACCGTTTTCAACGTTAAAATTAACAAAATGCAAGTCATCTAAAATTTCACTTTTATTAACATGCAAAACATTTTTTTGTTTGGCTAATAAATTATTAAACGA
The Mycoplasma sp. E35C DNA segment above includes these coding regions:
- a CDS encoding P68 family surface lipoprotein, whose protein sequence is MSIKLKKKFISTMLGLTVAGLISASCTPSSTTGGSDSGKGSNNPNQPSPTTPQSPGTGETSQQPNPGSEVQQDPNLSKTKDDQNDAPPPQAEPPQPKQPSKYDNKVIFQTSQNDFYPLMHAMSVLVDEYNKEHKDEKGYFEVILQKSDQSKARSETTLTRNVTKAIQENNPDIPNIILANLNSGYQIDKLNRLLDFGQSKILNKDNFDEEIIKYYTKGGSGADKDKILAIPFDLTTLDSFVFNKPVMNLLFDFVEKGGGTVNKDSQIYKELKIDDFMKKIPATKKWHDLELKNPKAFDKYVVNDETFSNLESVLEFSKKMISSLKLKANPSTSIPTRDLKIFMTDGLNIINKYLWSKLGNTDSSWLWTNNDKADKFKPDYSNIKKEDTIKKIGDAYDVFKNNFGTFKIYDKEIKGKKISPKLYSWYVANGGTTDWTSWDIRTFDTAFGFGPHVGWNQSVISPFVLKTFRKNPKSKLTQKDVEEASQNFAFADQVLWKNQLTKFDKTQKDNNTFLIGGSSLVAIKTDEARDKQTIKFLEWLLDGKTKINLPNSPYNNKTPLEILNSISSYTLTTKDALTDKKRDELDKRIKEQEDKVNKDIITQKKFWEGVNSPEWSQLYLNKGALATLDDWLNYKKEFKKDNKKNSITFYYEDEFTSRLISAINSSIFSIARPILGTQSKDAMLKTIKKRISDHKEAIRKQQVQS
- the rpsB gene encoding 30S ribosomal protein S2, with product MFLFEDINVESASAVKAEESPAQVSTEEAVPANSTEKALVTHTKLLDVGAFNGVAKRKWNPKMKPYIIPRNMAQFNAQFDLINSDILNQRLHEAFNYLTEAAKAKKNILFVGTKSKAVQELIQSIAQRTNTYFINQRWLGGTLTNFKTISNSIKQLKKLIDTRDNDLTKYTKKEQIKIMKKLAKLEKFFGGIKDMQGLPHVLVIDDPVKEKNAVTEARKLRIPVIALCNTNSDPNLINLAIPANNYNIRSVTLLLNLLGDAIAIANGQPAKFAYKPDEEIDIPQLVKKETRTVVNRDRSGFKRPKTEEEKAKEAKPATEAKPEEAAK
- a CDS encoding FMN-dependent NADH-azoreductase → MSKVLFINASPVKNEASFSYQLAKAFEAEYLKINSNDSIEWIDLNEMPQASVTLTSKNFSEHFKDENVDPLIQQIKNVDKLVVLAPMTNFSYPATLKNWIDKVFVANKTFSYKYSKKGGSVGLMDHLKVMIINTQGAPDGWYPFGDVSVMLKGAFEFIGAKVDCIKVGGIKVEYLNKDPQSIVEPNLKLIQEKAKSF
- a CDS encoding S8 family serine peptidase, giving the protein MFNKTIKRSLLLSASSLFVISSLTTVFLENNQRIESKFQNNKLDDFANKNEALIKSKTATFLIETKTNLNADDSRSFNNLLAKQKNVLHVNKSEILDDLHFVNFNVENGQSIKTFSNFLDKNQMVSKYFLYFDTNSENVDELKADEKMFFNQKLKNSTSDNDTSFKNYFNSSYQKNFDTNNYKSVIRNEEIENAKKYLDNFNERIGILMTGVGSDQMNGQSDYLIDNTDDFYFDTNNQNTHFIINDYKKVYYREFEPRFGKHTTQLASVIAGKNGINPYHKLYAIRGGTGKKNGKDFINFDRILKYALARNDIKVISSSWGSPEGLGNTNYNIESYYLDRISKENPELIFVFAVGNDGNAKNKEHKKLNDINLSLNNIFVGSNDANLNVSNFSSYGSNSISSGPLLLANGENYAFKSDNGYSTGYSASIISGVLANTLLRYKDRYSLGKNNIIAKTVLAAATKNITNDNQSNQQIGLNANYGAGVLDYLKLSNAFNNLRYISWNNSDHGYINNNLRNINNNELLVASFKLKKNDLLRASLAWEFNAIDFKDITAIRDKTKWLSYDELDPLLKNPIIDNFDLYLKNKTVML